GACGATGGCGATCCAGCTCGCCCGCGCGCGCGGCGCAACCGTGTTCGTCACCGTCGGCACGCCGCGCAAGGCCGCCTTCTGCCGCGAACTCGGCGCGGAGGTTGCGATCAACTACCGCGACGAGGTCTTCGACGAGCGCGTCCTCGCCGAAACGCACAACGCGGGTGTGGACGTCGTGCTCGACAACATGGGCGCCGTCTACCTGCCGCGCAATGTCCGCTCGCTCGCCGTCGGCGGCCGGCTGATCGTGCTCGGCCTGCAGGGCGGGCGCAAGGGCGAGCTGGATCTCGGCACGACGCTGGCCAAGCGGCTCACCGTGCACGCCGCCGGACTGCGCGCCCGGCCGTTGCCGCAGAAGGCGGCAATCGTCGCCGAGACGCAGCTGCAGGTGTGGCCGCTGATCGAGTCCGGCACGGTGCGGCCGGTCGTCGACCGCGTCCTGACCCTGGACGACGCGGTCGAAGCGCACCGGCTGGTGGAGTCCAGCGAGCACATCGGCAAGGTGCTGATGCGCGTCGCCGGGTAGCGCCTGGTTGCGTGCCGGGGGTGGTGCGTAAGACTGGACGGGTGAGCGATGACATCCAGCACCCGCAGCCCGAGCCGTCCGACGCCGACGAGCGGGCCAAGAACGAGATCGAGCCGGCCGAGCCGTCCGACGCCGAGGAGCTGACCGCCATGGTCGAGCAGCCGGCGAAGGTGATGCGCATCGGCACGATGATCAAGCAGCTGCTGGAGGAGGTCCGGGCCGCTCCGCTGGACGAGGCGGGCCGGCAGCGGTTGCGCGAGATCCACGAGTCCTCGATCCACGAGCTCGAGGACGGCCTGGCGCCCGAACTGCGCGAGGAGCTGGACCGGCTGAGCCTGCCGTTCGGTTCGGAGGTGCCGTCCGAGGCCGAGCTGCGGATCGCCCAGGCCCAGCTGGTCGGCTGGCTGGAGGGCCTGTTCCACGGCATCCAGACGGCGCTGTTCGCCCAGCAGATGGCCGCCCGTGCCCAGCTGGAGCAGATGCGCGGCCGCGCCCTGCCGCCCGGCGTCGGTGAGCAGCACGTGATCGTCGGCCCCGGCGGGCAGATGATCGTGCCGGGCGGGCGGCTCGGCGAGCCCGGCGAGGAGCGGCCGGAGCGCGGCACCGGCCAGTACCTCTGACCCGCCGGCGCGATCAGCCGGCCAGCAGCGACTCGATCAGGACGGCCACGGCGTCCTCGTCATTGCTGCCCAGCACCGCGCCCGCCGCTGCCACCGCCGCCGGATGCGCGTTGGCCACGGCGTAGCTCGTCCCGGCCCAGACCAGCATCGGCACGTCGTTGGGCATGTCGCCGACCGCCACGATCTGCGCCGCGCTGATGCCGTGCGAGCCGGCCAGGTCGGCCAGCCCGCTGGCCTTGGTGACGCCCGGCGCGCCGATCTCCAGCAGACCGAACGAGGACGAGTGGGTCACGCTGGCCCGCTCGCCGATCACGTCGCCGGCCAGGGTCAGGAAGTCGTCGGCATCGGCGCCGCGGTCCTTGGCGAGCAGCTTGACGGCCGGCTGCGCGAGGATCTCGGTCAGCTCGCCGACGACCGGTGGCGGTATCGGCCGGCCCTGCCGGTCGGCGCGCGGGTTGATCTGCCAGTCGTGCACGTAGCCGGGTTCGGCCGCGAAGCCGTGGCCGTACTCGGCCGCGAACTGCACGTCCGGGAACGCCGCACGCAGGTCACGGGCCAGCTCGGCCAGCGCCGGCGGCTGCAGGAAGTGCGCGCGCAGCACCAGCTCGCGCGCCAGGTCGTACAGCACCGCTCCGTTCGCCCCGACTGCCACGCCCAGGTGCCCGGTCGTCTCGATCACCTCGTCCAGCCAACGCGGCGGACGGCCGGTGACGAACGCGATCAGCAGCCCGGCGTCGTCGGCAGCGCGCAGCGCCGCGCGGGTGCGGTCGGACACCGTGCCGTCGGAGCGCAGCAGCGTGCCGTCCAGATCGGTCGCGAGCATCCGGATCGAGTTGCCTGCCGTAGCGGGGTTCATGCAGGCGTCAGCACCTCGCGGCCGCCGAGCCACGGACGCAGCGCGGCGGGCACGTACACCGAGCCGTCCGGCTGCTGGTGGTGATCGAGCAGGCAGGCGATCGTGCGGGCGATCGCGCACAGTGTCCCGTTCAGGGTGGCCACCGGCTCGTTGCCGGCCGCCCCGCGGGTGCGGATGTTGAGCCGGCGCGCCTGGAACGTCGTGCAGTTGGACGTCGAGGTGAGCTCGCGGTACGTGCCCTGCGACGGGAACCACGCCTCGCAGTCGTACTTGCGTGCGGCCGAGCTGCCCAGGTCACCTGCCGCCACGTCGATCACCCGGTAGGCCAGCTCGAGCGTGTCCAGGAACTGCCGCTCCCAGGCGAGCAGCCGCTGGTGCTCCTCGCGCGCGTCCTCGGCGGGCACGTAGGAGAACATCTCGACCTTGTCGAACCAGTGCACCCGGATGATGCCCTTGGTGTCCTTGCCGTACGAACCGGCCTCGCGGCGGAAACACGAGGAGAAGCCGGCGTAGCGCAGCGGCAGGCTGTCGCGGTCCAGGATCTCGTTCGCGTGGTAGCCGGCGAGCGCCACCTCGGACGTGCCGACCAGGTACAGCTCGTCGTCGGCCAGCTTGTACACCTCGGCCGCGTGCGCGCCGAGGAAGCCGGTGCCCTCCATCGTCTCCGGCTTCACCAGCGCGGGCGCGATGACCGGGACGAAGCCGGCCGCGGCGGCCTGCTCCATGGCCAGGTTGACCAGCGCCAGCTCGAGCTGCGCGCCGACCCCGATGAGGAAGTAGAAGCGCGCGCCGCTGACCTTGGCGCCACGCTCGGTGTCGATCGCCCTGAGCGCCGCGCCGATCTCGGTGTGGTCACGCGGCTCGGCGACCTCGGGCACGATCCCGACCGTCTCCAGGGTCACGAAGTCGTCCTCGCCACCGGGCGGCACGCCGTCCTCGACGACGTTCGGCACCGCGAGTTGGGCCGCCCGCAGCGCCGCGTCGGCGGCGGCCTGGTCGGCCTCGGCCGCCTTCACCTGCGCCGCGAGATCCCTCGCCCGCGCGAGCAGGTGAGCGCGCTCGTCCGCACCGGCCTTCGCGACCGATCTGCTGGCCGCCTTCTGCTCGGCACGCAACGCATCCGCCCGGGCCACCGCGGCACGCCGGGCGTCGTCGGCGGCGAGCAGCGCGTCGACCACGCCCTCATCCGCGCCGCGGACCCGCTGGGACGCGCGCACCAGGTCGGGGTCGTCGCGCAGCACTCTGAGGTCGATCACAGTGACCAGGCTATCGGCCGGGCCAATCTGTTCATCTGCCGTTCACCTGGACGTCGGAGACGTTCACCTGATCGCCCTAGCGTGCCAGGCGTGGACATCTCCTTCCTGGTGATCGTCGTGATCGTGACGGCCCTGGTGTTCGACTTCACCAACGGCTTCCACGACACCGCCAACGCGATGGCGACCTCGATCGCGACCGGCGCGTTGCAGCCGAAGGTGGCCGTCGCGATCTGCGCGGTGCTGAACCTGGCCGGAGCGTTCTTGTCGACCGCGGTCGCCAAGACCATCTCCGGCGGCCTGGTCGACGAGACCCGGGTGACACCGGCGATCATCTTCGGCGGCCTGGTCGGCGCGATCGTGTGGAACCTGGTCACGTGGCTGGCCGGGCTGCCGTCGTCGTCGTCGCATGCCTTGTTCGGCGGCCTGATCGGCGCGGTCTTCGTCGCCGCCGGCTCGGGCGCCGTGCACTTCGACGCGGTCGTCTCGAAGATCCTGCTGCCCGCGCTCGCGTCGCCGCTGGTGGCCGGCCTGGTCGCCTTGCTGGCGACGTCCGCCGTCTACCGGATCATCCGGCGCACCCGCCGCAGCACCGTGCAGCGCGGCTTCCGCGCCGGGCAGACCGTGTCCGCATCGCTGGTCTCGCTGGCGCACGGCACGGGTGACGCGCAGAAGACGATGGGCGTCATCACCCTGGTGCTGATCTCGGCCGGCGCGTTGCCTGCCGACTCCGGCCCCCCGTTGTGGGTGATCGTGACGGCCGGGCTGGCGATCGCGGCCGGCACCTACGCGGGCGGCTGGCGGATCATCCGGACGATGGGCAAGGGGCTCACTGACATCGAGGCGCCGCAGGGCTTCGCCGCCGAGACGTCCTCGACCGCCGTGCTGCTCGCCTCGTCGCACCTGGGCTTCGCGCTGTCGACCACGCACGTGTGCGCAGGCGGCATCCTCGGGGCCGGGCTGGGCCGCCGGCGCGCGCAGGTGCGCTGGACGCTGGCCGGACGGATGGCGATGGCCTGGCTGGTCACGCTGCCCATGGCCGCGCTGGTCGGCGGCGTGGCGGCGAAGGTGGCGTCCACCGGGAACGCAGGCGTCGCCGTGGTGGCGGCGCTGGCTCTCCTCGCCGTCGCTGCGATCTACCGACACTCGCGCCGTCAGCCGGTGACTGCGGACAACGTCAACGGGGTACCGGAACCCGCCGTCGAGCTGGCCGCTTCGGTGCCGGCCGTCGCCGCCTGAAGGGAGCAGCAATGATCCACTGGGCAGACCTGGCGAAGGTGGCATGGGTGAGTCTGGCCTTCGGCGTGGGCATCGCCGTGGTGTTCGCGCTCGGAGTCGTCGGCGCGGCTCAAGCCGATACGGCTCGGGCCGGTACGGGCCGGGCCGGTACGGGCCGGGCCGGTACGGGCCGGGCCGGTACGGGCCGGGTACGCGGCTATGTGGTCGCGGGCTCGTGCTTCACCGCGTGCGCGGCGGCCGCACTGTTCGGCATCTACCTGATCGTCCCGCAGTTCCACCGGTAGCCCAGTTCCACCGGTAGCTCAGTTCCACCGCTAGCCCAGTTCCACCGCTCGTCGGCGTGCAGTATGCCGAGATAGTGGGTCAGAGCCGACCCGACCCCGCGGCGAGTGCGAACCGCGCCCGCGGTGCCACGCTCACTGCTCGGGGACGGGCTCGTGGTACAGGTGACAGGACACCTCCACGGACGTACCGGCCACGGGCAGCAGCCGGGGCACCGCGCGCGGTACGAACTCCATCCGCACCGCGCCGCCGTCCACGCCCATGCCCACGACGCCGGTCCACAGCGGCTCGTCCGGGTCGCGGCGCCGCTCCTGCTCGAGCAGGTCGAGCAGGTCCTCGGCCGGACCGCGCCCCGGCTTGACCAGCGCCACCTGCGGTGCGGGCTCCTCGATCGTCAGGTCGCCGGCGATCGCCGACTCGTCGGCGTACTGATCCGGTGGGACTTCCGTCCAGCGCTGCTCGAGGATCATCGGCAGGTCGCGCGCCTGCCACCCGCACGGGGCGAAGGCCTGCGAGCAGCGCGGATGGAACGGGCAGCCGGCCGGCGGGTCGGACGCGTCGGGCACCTCGCCGCGGGGCAGGTCGCGGGCCACGCCGCGGGACGGATCCGGATCGGGCACCGCGCGCAGCAGCGCCTTGGTGTACGGGTGCCTCGGCTCTTCGAAGATCTGCTCGGTGGGGCCGATCTCGACGATCTTGCCGAGGTACATGATCGCGATCCGGTCGCAGAAGAACCGGGCGCTGGCCAGGTCGTGCGTGATGTAGATGTAGGTCAGCCCGAGGTCGCGCTTGAGCTCGTCGAGCAGGCCGAGGATCTTCGCGCGCACGCTCATGTCCAGCATCGAGATCGGCTCGTCGGCGACGAGCAGCTCCGGGCCGAGCGCGATCGCGCGGGCGATCACAGCACGCTGCTTCTGGCCGCCGGACAGCTCGGCCGGGTACTTGTCGATGAACCGGCCGGCCGGAGCGAGGCCGACCCGCTCCAGTGCGGTGGCCACGGCAGCTCGCCGCTCCCCCTTGCCCGGGAACAGCCCGTGGATGCGCAACGCGTCGGCGATCGCGCCGCCGACGGTCATCGACGGGTTGAACGACGCGCCCGGGTCCTGGAAGACCATCTGCAGGTTGCGGCGCAGCGGGCGCATCGTCGACTCGGACAGCCCGACCAGCTCCCGGCCGCGGTACCGGATGCTGCCGCCTGTCGGGCGGACCAGCCCGAGCAGCGCGCGCCCGAGCGTCGACTTGCCCGAACCGGATTCGCCGACCAGGCCGAGCACCTCGCCCGGCGCGAGGTCGAGGTTCACCCCGTCGACCGCCTTGACCGAGCCGGCCGAGCCGCCGACCAGCCGAGAGAGCGAGTTGGTGCGCAGCGCGAAGTGCACGTTCAGGTCGCGGATCGCGACGATCGGCTCGCCCGCCGGCAGCGGAGCGCCCGCGGACGTCACGTCAGGCTTCGTCGGCAACGGACACCTCCTCGCGTTGCAGTGGCCGGCGTTGCTCGTCGGTCAGCTCGTCGGCGAGCAGCCAGCACTCGGCCAGCTGCGCGTCGCGCTGCACCAGCGGCGGAAACGTCAGGCAGACGTTCATCGCGTGCGAGCAGCGTGGGTGGAACCGGCAGCCGGCGGGCGGGTCGACGAGGTCCGGCGGGGCACCCGGGATGGACACCAGCTCCTGCGTGCTCAGCGAGATCGTCGAGGACAGCAGCGCCCGGGTGTACGGATGCTGCGGGTTGGCGAACACCTCGCGCACCGGACCCTGCTCGACGATGCGCCCGGCGTACATCACCGCGACCCGATCGCACGCCTCGGCGACGATGCCGAGGTTGTGCGTGATCAGCAAGATGGCCGGCGCGTACGTCTCGCGGATGTCGGCGAGGATGCGCAGGATCTGGGCCTCGACCAGCACGTCCAGTGCGGTCGTCGGCTCGTCGGCGATGATGAACTTCGGACGCAACGCGAGCGCCAGCGCGATCATGATCCGCTGGCGCATGCCGCCGGAGAACTCGTGCGGGTAGTTGCGGTAGCGCGTCGGCGGGATCCCGAGTGAACGCAGCGCGTCGAGCGCGCGGTTGCGCCGATCGTGCCGTGACAGCGAGCGCTCGTGCGTCTTGATCGCTTCCTCGAAGTGCTCGCTCACGCGCATCAACGGGTCCAGCCGGGTCATCGGCTCCTGGAAGATCAGCCCCATGCCGGCACCGCGCAGCCGCTCGCGCTGCTTGCGCGGCAGTGCGAGGATCTCGGTGCCGTCGAACCGGATCTGCCCGTCGATCGCGGCGCCGCGCGGGAGCAGGCCCATCAGGCCGCGTCCGAGCGTCGACTTGCCGCAGCCGGACTCGCCGACCAGGCCGAGCACTTCGCCCGGCCGCAGCGCGAACGAGACGCCGTCGACGGCGCGGACCGGACCGGCCGGCCCGGCGTACCAGACCCGCAGGTCGCGGACGTCCATCACGTGCTCAGCGCTCACGGTAGCTCCCCGCTTCCAGGGCGGGCAGCTCGACATCGGTGACCTTCGCGGTGCGGAGCAACGGGTTCAGCACGTCGTTGAGGGACTCGCCCACGAGCGTCACGCCGACCACGATCAGGACGATCGCCAGTCCCGGGTAGAGCGAGGTCCACCACTGCCCGTTCCCGGCGTCGCTCACCGCCTTGCTCAGCTCGTAACCCCACTCGGCCCCGGCGGACGGTTCGATGCCGTAGCCGAGGAAGCCCAGCCCGGCGAGGGTGAGGATCGCGTCGCCGGCGTTGAGCGTGGCGATCACCGGCACGCTCTGCACCACGTTGCCGAACAGGTACCGCGTCATCAGCACCCGAGGTGGCGCGCCGATGGCACGCGCCGCCTCGACGTACGGCTCCTCGCGCGCGGCTACGGTCGCGTTACGCACCACGCGGAAGTACTGCGGCACGTAGACGACGGTGATCGAGATGGCCGCGGACAAGATGCCGCCGCCCTGGGTGTTCTGCCCGTGATTGATCGAGATCGACACGATGATCGCGAGCAGCAATGACGGGAAGGCGAACAGCGAGTCGGTGATCAGCACGAGCACCCGGTCCAGCCAGCCGCCGAGGTAACCGGAGACCAGACCGAGCGGCACCCCGATCACGATCGAGAGCACCACCGCGAGGATGATCACCTCGAGCGCGGTGCGAGCGCCGTAGATCACCTGCGACAGCACGTCCTCGCCGCCGGACGCGACGCCGAACCAGTGCTGCCCCGACGGCGGCGAGAGCCGGATGAAGAACTTGCCGTTCGCGGAAGCGTCGTTGAAGCCGTACGGCGCGAGCAGCGGCGCGAAGATCGCGACGACGGCGAAGAACAGCACGATGACGATGCCGGCGACCAGCATGCCGCGCTGGAAGCCGGACGTGGCCCGCATCGCGTCCATGCCGGGGATCCGGCTGTGCCGCCGGCCGCTCGGCGCGACCGCGACGGCGACCTCGGTGCTCTCGAGTTCGGGCAAGTTGATGCTCATGCTCAGTACCTCACCCGCGGGTCGATCAGCGCGGCGATGACGTCGATCACGAAGCTGATCAGCGCGACGATCACCGCCGCCGCAGTGACGATGCCCTGTACCGCGACGAAGTCACGCCGGTTCAGGAAGTAGGCGAGCTTGTAGCCGAGCCCCTGCCACTCGAAGGTGGTCTCGGTGAGCACCGCGCCGCCGAGCAGCGCCGCGATCTGCAGGCCCATCACGGTGACGACCGGGATGAGCGCGTTGCGGAACGCGTGCTTGCGTACCACCCTGCCCTCGTGCACGCCGCGGGCACGCGCGGCTTCGACGTAGTCCGAGCGCAGTGTCTGCAGCAGGTTGACGCGCACCAGGCGCAGGAACACGCCTGCGACGAGCAACCCGAGTGTGATCGCCGGCAGCACCGCGTGCTTGATGACGTCCCAGAAGTAGGACGGATCGCCGTACAGGATCGCGTTGATCGCGTAGATGTGCGTGTTCGGCGAAACGCTGTTCAGCAGCGGCTCGATCTGCCCGCCGGCGCGGCCGTTGGCCGGCAGCCAGCCGAGCTTGATCGCGAACAGCAGCTTGAGCAGCAGGCCGAGGAAGAACACCGGCACCGCGTACGCCAGGACCGCGAACAGCCGCAGGCCCACGTCCGGCAGCCGGTCGCGGTAGCGGGCCGCGACCCGCCCGAGCGGGATGCCGACGGCCAGCGCGACGATCACTGCCCAGAACGACAGCTCGAGGGTGGCCGCGCCGTTGACGATGAGGATGTGGCTGATCGGGGTGTTCTCGGTCAGCGCCTTGCCGAAGTTCCCGTGCGCGACGCTGGTGATGTAGTGCCAGTACTGCTCCAGCAGGGGCTTGTCCAGCCCGGCCGCGTGCTCCCGCTTGGCGATCTCGGCGTCGGACAGGTGGCCGGCGAAGGCGGACTTGATGGGGTCGCCGATACCGCGGACGGTGAAGAAGACGACGGTGACGAGGATCCACACCATCGGGATCACCAGCAGTAACCGGGTGATCAGGTAGGTGCGCAGTGATCCGGACGAACTCTTGGTGGTGGCCACCTCGGATGCGGGCCCTTCGTGCGAACCTCAGCAGGCGCCGGGCACGCCGTTCTGGCGTGCCCGGCGCACTGCCCGGGCGGAGCGGTGTCAGCTCTTGCTGAACAGCCACATCCGGAACTGATAGGTGGGGTCCAGGGTGTCCTGGACACCGCTGATCCCCTTGCCGGTCACGGCAACCTGCTTGCCCGAGAGCAGCGGCAGCAGCGGCAGGGTGCCGGTGGCCAGCTTCTCCTGGATCTGCTTGAACGCATCCGTGCGCTCGGCGCCGGCCTTGGTCTCCTCCTGGGTCAGGAGCGGCAGCACGCCGTCCTTGTCACACGGCCGGTTCTGGGCACCCGGGTCGCAGTAGTGCGCGTGGACGAAGTTGTTCTCGGCGAGGAACGGGCCGAGGTAGTTGTCGCCGTCCACGAAGTCCGGGAACCAGCCGAGCTGGTAGATCGAGTAGGTGTCCTTCACCCGCTCGGCGTTGTAGGTCGTCCAGGCCGTGCCGTTGATCTTAACCTTGAACAGCCCGGTCGACTCGAGTTGGCGCTTGATCTCGTTCCACTCGTCCGCCGAGGTCGGTCCGTAGTGGTCGGTGGTGTAGTCGATGTTCAGGTTCACCGGAGTGGTGACGCCGGCGGCCGTGAGCGTCTGCTTGGCCTTGTCCTTGTTCGGCGCGTCGCCGTAGGTGTCCTTAAACGGCTCGGTCGCATCGGCGATACCTTGCGGGATCATCGAATAGGCGGGCTGGTAGGTGCCCTTGTAGACGTTCGTCGCCAGGTCATTGCGGTCGACCGAGTACGCGATCGCCTGCCGGATGGCCAGCTTCTGCGCGTCGTTGTTGCCGGGCATCGTCTTGAAGTTGAACACCATGTAGCGCAGTTCGCCGCCGGAGCCGGTCAGCACCTTGACGTTGCTGTCCTTGCTCAGGCTCTCGACGTCGGTCGGGGCGAGACTGCGCCACGCGATGTCGATCGCACCGCTCTGCACGTCGAGCTTGAGGTTGTTCGACTCGGTGTAGTACTTCAGCGTGATGTCGCTGGCCTTGGCCTTGTTGGGGCCGGTGTAGTTCGGGTTCGCCTTGAGCTGCACCAGCGAGTTCTTGTTGTAGCTGCCGAGCATGAACGGCCCGGAACCGACGACCTTGTCGTCCGAGAGCAGCTTGTCGGCCGGGAACACCTTGCTGTCGACGATCGGCCCGGCGGAGGTCCCGAGCACGAACGGCCAGGTCTGGTCGTTCGGGTTCTTGAGCGTGAAGACGACCGTGCTGGCGTCCTTGGCCTCGACCTTGGTCATGTTGCCGATCAGCGAGGCGGGACCGTTAGGGTCGTTGATCTTGTTGATGCGGTTGAAGGAGAACACCACGTCATCGGCCGTCAGTGGATCGCCGTTGGAGAACTTCAGCCCCTGCTTGAGCGTGCACGTGTACTCGGTCGGCGAGGAGAAGCCGCACTTGTCGGCAGCATCGGGCGCGGGCGCCTTGCCGCCCGCGGGGACGTTCATCAGGAACTGGTAGATGTTGTCCTCGAGCAGCAGCGAGCCGTTGTCGTACGAGCCCGCCGGGTCGAGAGCGACGACCTGGTCGGTCGTGCCGATGGTGATCGCCTTGCTGCCCGTCGCGGACGAACTCCCGCTGCCGCCCGGCGCCGGGCTGGAGTTGTCGCTCTTCTTCTTCCCCGCGCCGCACGCGCCGAGCGACACGGCTAACGCTGCGGCCGCAGCCACGGCGAGTAGCCGGGTTGTTCGAGATGAGTTCAGCATGTCGTCCTCTCTCTCGCGGGCCTCGTCGCCCGCACTGGCTTCAGGTGACCGCAGCCACAAGCGGTGGCCGAGCCTAGTCCATCCTGAGGGCAGACTTGCCTGGTGATAACGGTTTCCAGGTATCGATTCGGTCAACTCGTCGACGACGCCCTCGACACCCTGCCGGACGAACTGCTGCGGCTGCTGGACAATGTGGTCATCCAGATCGCGGACCGGGACCCGGATGATCCGCACCTTTTGGGTGTCTATCACGGCATCGCC
This genomic stretch from Jatrophihabitans cynanchi harbors:
- a CDS encoding NAD(P)H-quinone oxidoreductase, coding for MRAVVITEPGGPEVLRVQEVPAPEPAPGEVLVTVAATAVNRADLLQRQGNYPPPQGASPYLGLECSGTIAAVGAAVTGWRVGDAVCALLAGGGYAEQVAVPAGQLMRAPQGVSLVDAAALPEVACTVWSMVFGAQAGRLQPGERLLVHGGSSGIGTMAIQLARARGATVFVTVGTPRKAAFCRELGAEVAINYRDEVFDERVLAETHNAGVDVVLDNMGAVYLPRNVRSLAVGGRLIVLGLQGGRKGELDLGTTLAKRLTVHAAGLRARPLPQKAAIVAETQLQVWPLIESGTVRPVVDRVLTLDDAVEAHRLVESSEHIGKVLMRVAG
- a CDS encoding bacterial proteasome activator family protein; translation: MSDDIQHPQPEPSDADERAKNEIEPAEPSDAEELTAMVEQPAKVMRIGTMIKQLLEEVRAAPLDEAGRQRLREIHESSIHELEDGLAPELREELDRLSLPFGSEVPSEAELRIAQAQLVGWLEGLFHGIQTALFAQQMAARAQLEQMRGRALPPGVGEQHVIVGPGGQMIVPGGRLGEPGEERPERGTGQYL
- a CDS encoding ABC transporter ATP-binding protein gives rise to the protein MSAEHVMDVRDLRVWYAGPAGPVRAVDGVSFALRPGEVLGLVGESGCGKSTLGRGLMGLLPRGAAIDGQIRFDGTEILALPRKQRERLRGAGMGLIFQEPMTRLDPLMRVSEHFEEAIKTHERSLSRHDRRNRALDALRSLGIPPTRYRNYPHEFSGGMRQRIMIALALALRPKFIIADEPTTALDVLVEAQILRILADIRETYAPAILLITHNLGIVAEACDRVAVMYAGRIVEQGPVREVFANPQHPYTRALLSSTISLSTQELVSIPGAPPDLVDPPAGCRFHPRCSHAMNVCLTFPPLVQRDAQLAECWLLADELTDEQRRPLQREEVSVADEA
- a CDS encoding ABC transporter substrate-binding protein, whose product is MAAAAALAVSLGACGAGKKKSDNSSPAPGGSGSSSATGSKAITIGTTDQVVALDPAGSYDNGSLLLEDNIYQFLMNVPAGGKAPAPDAADKCGFSSPTEYTCTLKQGLKFSNGDPLTADDVVFSFNRINKINDPNGPASLIGNMTKVEAKDASTVVFTLKNPNDQTWPFVLGTSAGPIVDSKVFPADKLLSDDKVVGSGPFMLGSYNKNSLVQLKANPNYTGPNKAKASDITLKYYTESNNLKLDVQSGAIDIAWRSLAPTDVESLSKDSNVKVLTGSGGELRYMVFNFKTMPGNNDAQKLAIRQAIAYSVDRNDLATNVYKGTYQPAYSMIPQGIADATEPFKDTYGDAPNKDKAKQTLTAAGVTTPVNLNIDYTTDHYGPTSADEWNEIKRQLESTGLFKVKINGTAWTTYNAERVKDTYSIYQLGWFPDFVDGDNYLGPFLAENNFVHAHYCDPGAQNRPCDKDGVLPLLTQEETKAGAERTDAFKQIQEKLATGTLPLLPLLSGKQVAVTGKGISGVQDTLDPTYQFRMWLFSKS
- a CDS encoding inorganic phosphate transporter gives rise to the protein MDISFLVIVVIVTALVFDFTNGFHDTANAMATSIATGALQPKVAVAICAVLNLAGAFLSTAVAKTISGGLVDETRVTPAIIFGGLVGAIVWNLVTWLAGLPSSSSHALFGGLIGAVFVAAGSGAVHFDAVVSKILLPALASPLVAGLVALLATSAVYRIIRRTRRSTVQRGFRAGQTVSASLVSLAHGTGDAQKTMGVITLVLISAGALPADSGPPLWVIVTAGLAIAAGTYAGGWRIIRTMGKGLTDIEAPQGFAAETSSTAVLLASSHLGFALSTTHVCAGGILGAGLGRRRAQVRWTLAGRMAMAWLVTLPMAALVGGVAAKVASTGNAGVAVVAALALLAVAAIYRHSRRQPVTADNVNGVPEPAVELAASVPAVAA
- the serS gene encoding serine--tRNA ligase, with protein sequence MIDLRVLRDDPDLVRASQRVRGADEGVVDALLAADDARRAAVARADALRAEQKAASRSVAKAGADERAHLLARARDLAAQVKAAEADQAAADAALRAAQLAVPNVVEDGVPPGGEDDFVTLETVGIVPEVAEPRDHTEIGAALRAIDTERGAKVSGARFYFLIGVGAQLELALVNLAMEQAAAAGFVPVIAPALVKPETMEGTGFLGAHAAEVYKLADDELYLVGTSEVALAGYHANEILDRDSLPLRYAGFSSCFRREAGSYGKDTKGIIRVHWFDKVEMFSYVPAEDAREEHQRLLAWERQFLDTLELAYRVIDVAAGDLGSSAARKYDCEAWFPSQGTYRELTSTSNCTTFQARRLNIRTRGAAGNEPVATLNGTLCAIARTIACLLDHHQQPDGSVYVPAALRPWLGGREVLTPA
- a CDS encoding ABC transporter ATP-binding protein, yielding MPTKPDVTSAGAPLPAGEPIVAIRDLNVHFALRTNSLSRLVGGSAGSVKAVDGVNLDLAPGEVLGLVGESGSGKSTLGRALLGLVRPTGGSIRYRGRELVGLSESTMRPLRRNLQMVFQDPGASFNPSMTVGGAIADALRIHGLFPGKGERRAAVATALERVGLAPAGRFIDKYPAELSGGQKQRAVIARAIALGPELLVADEPISMLDMSVRAKILGLLDELKRDLGLTYIYITHDLASARFFCDRIAIMYLGKIVEIGPTEQIFEEPRHPYTKALLRAVPDPDPSRGVARDLPRGEVPDASDPPAGCPFHPRCSQAFAPCGWQARDLPMILEQRWTEVPPDQYADESAIAGDLTIEEPAPQVALVKPGRGPAEDLLDLLEQERRRDPDEPLWTGVVGMGVDGGAVRMEFVPRAVPRLLPVAGTSVEVSCHLYHEPVPEQ
- a CDS encoding ABC transporter permease, translated to MSINLPELESTEVAVAVAPSGRRHSRIPGMDAMRATSGFQRGMLVAGIVIVLFFAVVAIFAPLLAPYGFNDASANGKFFIRLSPPSGQHWFGVASGGEDVLSQVIYGARTALEVIILAVVLSIVIGVPLGLVSGYLGGWLDRVLVLITDSLFAFPSLLLAIIVSISINHGQNTQGGGILSAAISITVVYVPQYFRVVRNATVAAREEPYVEAARAIGAPPRVLMTRYLFGNVVQSVPVIATLNAGDAILTLAGLGFLGYGIEPSAGAEWGYELSKAVSDAGNGQWWTSLYPGLAIVLIVVGVTLVGESLNDVLNPLLRTAKVTDVELPALEAGSYRER
- a CDS encoding ABC transporter permease is translated as MVWILVTVVFFTVRGIGDPIKSAFAGHLSDAEIAKREHAAGLDKPLLEQYWHYITSVAHGNFGKALTENTPISHILIVNGAATLELSFWAVIVALAVGIPLGRVAARYRDRLPDVGLRLFAVLAYAVPVFFLGLLLKLLFAIKLGWLPANGRAGGQIEPLLNSVSPNTHIYAINAILYGDPSYFWDVIKHAVLPAITLGLLVAGVFLRLVRVNLLQTLRSDYVEAARARGVHEGRVVRKHAFRNALIPVVTVMGLQIAALLGGAVLTETTFEWQGLGYKLAYFLNRRDFVAVQGIVTAAAVIVALISFVIDVIAALIDPRVRY
- a CDS encoding HAD family hydrolase, whose amino-acid sequence is MNPATAGNSIRMLATDLDGTLLRSDGTVSDRTRAALRAADDAGLLIAFVTGRPPRWLDEVIETTGHLGVAVGANGAVLYDLARELVLRAHFLQPPALAELARDLRAAFPDVQFAAEYGHGFAAEPGYVHDWQINPRADRQGRPIPPPVVGELTEILAQPAVKLLAKDRGADADDFLTLAGDVIGERASVTHSSSFGLLEIGAPGVTKASGLADLAGSHGISAAQIVAVGDMPNDVPMLVWAGTSYAVANAHPAAVAAAGAVLGSNDEDAVAVLIESLLAG